The sequence below is a genomic window from Deinococcus terrestris.
TGGAAAACCCCGCCCGACTGCGGGACGACCTGCGGCCCCTCGCCTCGCGCCTGGGGCTGTGCGGCACCCTGATCGTCGCGCCGGAGGGAATCAACGGCACGGTGGCCGGGTCGCGGGAAGGCATCGACGAACTGCACGCCTTCTTGCGGGAGGCCGGGTTCGACCGGATGGAATACAAGGAGTCCGCGAGCGCGGAGCGGCCCTTCCGGCGGCTGAAGGTGCGCCTCAAGCGCGAGATCGTGACGATGGGCGTGCCGGTGCAGCCGCCCTTGCAGGCTGGGCATTACGTCACCCCAGCCGAGTGGAACGCGCTGCTGGACGACCCCGACGTGCTCGTGATCGACACCCGCAACCGCTACGAGGTGGAGGCCGGGACGTTCCGGGGGGCCATGAGTCCGGAGCTGGACTCCTTCCGCGAGTTCCCGGCCTGGGTGGAGGCCCACCGCGATGACCTCGCGGGGCGCCGCGTCGCCATGTTCTGCACCGGGGGCATCCGCTGCGAGAAGTCCACCAGCCTGCTGCGGGGGCTGGGCTTTGAGGACGTGTTCCACCTTCAGGGCGGCATCCTGCGCTACCTGGAGGAGGTTGCCGAGGAAGAGAGCCGCTGGGAGGGCGAGTGCTTCGTGTTCGACGGCCGCGTGACGGTCGGGCACGGCCTGACGCCCGGCACCGCGCAGATGTGCCACTCCTGCGGCTGGCCCCTGACCCCGGAGGACACCGCACACCCCCAATTTGAACCCGGCGTGAGCTGCGGCCACTGTTTTGGGGCGACGACTCCGGCGCAGAAGGCCGCCTTCCGCGAGCGCCAGCGCCAGTACGACGCGGCGGGGCCCACTTAACCCCCAAACCAAAACGCCCCGGCGCAGGACCGGGGCATGGGTGGGGGCTTAAGTTATTCCTGGGACTGTTCGGTCTGGTCGCCCTGCTCGGCGTCCACCGTCTTCGGGGCGCTCAGTTGCTGCCCCCCCGTGCGAATCTGGATGGAGCGCTTCTGGGCCGCTTCCGAGCGGGGCACATGCAGGGTCAGGGTGCCGTGGTCGAAACTGGCCTCGACCTTGGTCAGGTCGTACTTGGCGGGCACGCTGAAGGTCCGCACAAAGGTCCCGTAGGCCCGCTCAACGCGGTGGGCAGTGCGGCCCTCTTTGCGGTCGTAGCGGCGCTGACCCTGCACGGTCAGCGTGTTGTTCTCGGCCTCGATCTGGATGTCGTCGGGGCTCACGCCGGGCAGGTCGAGCGTGAGCTCGAGGCCCTGCTCATCCTCGTGGATGTCGATGGGGGGGGCGAGACGGGCGGCCTGGCCGTTCATGGCGCCGCCGAATGCCCGGTCCATGCGCTGGGTCAGTTCTTCGATTTCGCGGAAGGGATCAAATCGCATCATCTTGAAACCTCCTGATGGGGGAAGCGCGGGGGCATCGCCTGCACCTCGCGCTCAACTGTCCAGAGTGTAAAACCTGAGTGCGCTTCTGTCAAGTTTAGTGCGCCTTAAACTGTGCGGTCGAGGGTGGCTTCCGCGCGGGCGGCGGCGCGGTGTACACTCCCGCAGGCGCAGAGCCACCCTGGTTCGCGCTGTCCCCACCCCTTTTCGGCGGTCCCGTGAGGCCGCACCCGCCCCGTGAGGCAGGAGAAGGAGTTTTCATGCGCCCCACCCCGACGAGCCGACCGCCTGTGCTGGACGGCGTTTTTTTTGTGCCTGACCGGAGCCGCCGGTGACGCCCAAGGCAATCATCCTCACCGCCGACGAGGTGCGCCGGGCGCTGACCCGCATCGCCCACGAGATCGTGGAGCGCAACAAGGGGGCCGAGAATCTCGCGCTGATCGGCATCCACACGCGCGGCATTCCGCTGGCGGAGCGGCTGGCCCGCAAGCTGGAGGACCTGGAGGGGGTGTCCATCCCTACCGGGATGCTCGACATCACCCTCTACCGCGACGACCTCTCCGAAGTCGCGCACCAGCCCATCATCCGCGAGACGCAGGTGCCCTTCGACCTCGCCCGGCGCCGGGTGGTGCTGGTGGACGACGTGCTGTACACCGGGCGCACGGTGCGCTCGGCCCTCGACGCCCTGATCGACCTGGGGCGGCCCGAAGGCATCCAGCTCGCGGTGCTGGTGGACCGGGGCCACCGCGAATTGCCCATCCGCGCCGACTACGTGGGCAAGAACCTGCCCACCGCCCGCAGCGAGATGGTCAAGGTGAAACTGACCGAGACGGACGGCGTGGACGTGGTCGAACTTCACGACATGCCTGAGGAGCGCCCGTGACCGCGCCCACGACGGCGGGCACCCGGCCCCGGCACCTCCTCGACTTCGCGGACTGGACGCCCGAGCGCCTGACCGCGCTGCTGGACAACGCCGACACCATGAGCCAAGTGCTCGACCGCCCGGTCCGCAAGGTTCCGGCGCTGCAAGGGCTGACCGTCTGCACCGCCTTTTTCGAGAACAGCACCCGCACCCGCGTGAGCTTCGAGTTGGCTGCCCGGCGCATGAGTGCCGACGTGGTGAGTTTCGCGGCGGGCGCGAGCAGCCTGAACAAGGGCGAATCGCTGCGCGACACGGTGGAGGTGCTGACCGCCTACAAGGTGGACGCCTACGTCGTGCGGCACCCGGCGAGCGGGGCGGCGCATCTGGTGGCCCGCTACAGCGGCAAACCCGTCATCAACGCGGGCGACGGCCGCCGGGCGCACCCCACCCAGGCGCTGCTCGACGCCTACACCATCCGGCAGGAGTTCGGCTCCCTGGAGGGCAAGACGGTGGCCATCCTGGGCGACATTCGGCACTCGCGGGTGGCCCGCTCGAACGCCGAGCTGCTGCCCAAGCTGGGCGCCCGCGTGCGGCTATGCGGCCCCGCGACGCTGCTCCCGGCTGACCTCGCCGCGCTGCCCGGCGTGACCGTCACCACCGACCCGCGCGAGGCCGTGCGGGGCGCCCATGCGGTGATGGCCCTGCGACTCCAGCAGGAGCGCATGTCGGGCGGCTACCTCGCCAGCCTCGCCGAGTACGCCGACCACTATCAGGTGAACGCCAGGCTGCTGCGCGAGGCCGAGCCCGGTGCCATCGTGCTGCACCCCGGCCCCATGAACCGCGACCTGGAAATCAGCTCCGACGTGGCCGACGGCGAGCAGAGCCGGATTCTGCGGCAGGTCGAGAATGGGCAGGCCGTGCGGATGAGCGTGCTTTACCACCTGCTGGTGGGGCGGGAGTGACCATGACACTGACCATCACCAACATCAAGCGCCCCGGCTCCGAGGCGCCCGAATCCGTCACCGTCGAGAACGGCGTCATCAAGGGCTGGAACCTTCCGCACGAGGGAGAAGTCATCGACGGCCAGGGCGGCGCGGTCGCTCCCGCCTTGATCGAGCCGCACGCGCACCTGCGCGAACCGGGGCAGACGCAGAAAGAAGATCTCGCCTCGGGCCTCGCGGCGGCGGCGGCGGGGGGGTACGGGACGGTCGTCTCCATGCCCAACACGTCGCCCGTGGTGGACGACCCGGCGACCGTGCGGACGCTGATCGAGAAGGCGGACGGCCTGGGCTTCGCCCGGCTGCGCCCCGCCGCCGCTCTGACGCGCGGGCAAGAGGGCGAACACCTCGCCGAACTCGCTTACCTGAAGGAAGCGGGCGCCGTCATGTTCACCGACGACGGCCGCACGAACGAGGACGCCCGCGTGCTGCGGCTGGGGCTGGAGTACGCCCGGAGCCTTGACATGGTCGTCAGCGTGCACGCTGAAGACGCCTCCCTGCGGGCGGGCGGCGTGATGAACGAGGGGCCGGTGTCCGAAGCGCTGGGGCTGCCCGGCAACCCGGCGGCGGCGGAAGCGGCGCGGGTGGCCCGTGACCTGGAAATCGTGGCCCAGACGGGTGCCCGGCTGCACGTCCAGCACCTCTCGACGGCGCGGGCGCTGGAGCTGGTGCGGGGGGCCAAGGCGCGGGGCCTGCCCGTCACCTGCGAGGTCTGCCCCCACCACCTCACCCTCACGGACGAGGCGCTGCGCTCCTTCGACGCGGTCTACAAGGTCGCCCCACCGCTGCGGACCCAGGTCGACGCCGACGCACTGCTGGGGGGGCTGCTCGACGGCACGGTGGACTGCCTCGCCACCGACCACGCGCCCCACACGGGGGCGGAAAAGGAACGCGACCTTCTCGAAGCCCCCTTCGGTATCGCCTACATCGAACTTGCTTTCCCGCTGATGTGGACCCGCTTTGGGGAGCGGCTGGGCCTGGAGCGGCTGCTCGACCTGATGACGGCGGCCCCCGCCCGCGTGCTGGGCTGGCCTGCGCCGACGCTGGAACCGGGTGCGCCCGCTGACCTCGTGGTGCTGGACCTGGACACCGAGCGAGAGGTGGACCCCCGCACCTTCCTCAGCAAGGCGAAGTTCTCGCCGTGGGCCGGTGAAACGCTGCGCGGCTGGCCTACCCTGACCGTAGTGGGGGGCCGGATCGCCTTCAGACGGTAACGGGAGATAAGAAAACGCCGGGCACATGGAGGCCCGGCGCTGTTCTGTTCGGCTTACTGGTCGAGGGGATCGGGGTTCTCGGACGCCATCGAACCCTCGTCCTTATCGTTGCGCTGGAGGGCTTCTTCAAGGCGCTCTTCCCCTATGCCGGGGTTGACCCGCTTGGTCTCGGGGAACTCTTCGCGGGCGTTGGCGTCGGTGTTGGCGAGGTCTCCGGGATCGGTCATGCAGGCATGCTGCCACGCGGCCCCCGGCCCCGAGCGGCGGGCTTCTTACACTGTGACCCTTTGACTAAGGCGACCTCAACGGGCGTCCACGCCGACCGCCTCTGTCACCGACGCGAAGCCGTCGCGCTCCAGCAGGCGCGAGAGGCCCCGGCCCAAGCGGGCGGGCAGACCCGGCCCCTCGTAGATCAGGGCCGTGTAGACCTCCACCAGACTGGCTCCCGCACGAATCTTGGCGTAGGCGTCCTCGGCGGTGAACACGCCGCCGACCCCCACGACCGGCACCCGGCCACGGGTCAGGCGGTACGCCCCCCGCACCAGCGCCGTGCTCCGCTCGGTCAGGGGCCGCCCGCTGAGGCCCCCCGCCTGCTCGCGGCTGGGGTGGGTCAGGCCGCCCCGCGAGAGGGTCGTGTTGCTCACGATCAGGCCGTGGGCTCCAGCGTCCAGCACCGCGCCCACGCTCGCCTCAAAGTCGGCGGGGTGCAGGTCGGGGGCCAGCTTCACGAGGACGGGGGGACGGTTCAGGGTGCGGACGCGCCCCTCCTCCACCTCGTCCACCACCGCCCGCACGAGGGCCGCGAGGTCACCCGCCGCCTGCAATGCCCGTAAGCCCGGCGTGTTGGGGCTGCTCACGTTGACCACAAAGGCGTCGGCCACGTCCCCCAGCGCCCGCACGAGGCGGAGGTAGTCACTTGTCGCCTCTTCATTGGGCGTCGCCTTGTTCCTGCCGATGTTGACCCACACGGGGACCGGGCGAGTCCCCAATGCGGCGAGACGGGCGTGCAGCGCGTCTGCCCCCGCGTTGTTGAAGCCCATGCGGTTGATCAGCGCCCGGTCGGGCGGCAACCGGAAGAGGCGGGGCCGCTCGTTGCCGGGCTGTGCGAGCGGCGTGACCGTGCCGACCTCCACGAAGCCAAAGCCCAGGGCACAGAAGGCCGGGACCGCCTCCCCGTTCTTGTCCAGCCCCGCCGCCAGCCCCAGCGGGGAGGGGTAAGCGTGGCCCCACAGCGTTTGCGTCAGCCGGGGGTCGGCCGGGGCCGTGAGTGCCCGGACGGGAGCGGTCCACCCCGGCACCCGCGAGGCCATGCCCAACGCCCGCAGGGTGAGGTGGTGGGCGTCCTCGGCGTCGAGGTGGAAGAGGGCAGGCTTGAGCAGGCGGCGGTACATCGGGCCTCAGGATACGGGGCGAGCCAGAAAAAGGGCGCCTTCGGGGGGAAGGCGCCGCGTGGCTGGAAGGGGAAGGCTAGCTCCTGGCTCCCGGATAAGTCGGCTCCAGCTGCACCAGGCGGGCGTGTTCCTGCCGCTCGCTGTCGGCGATCAGGTCGGCCAGGGTGGTGGCTCCCAGCACGTCACGCAGGGCGGTGTCCACCCGCTGCCACAGGTCCACCGTGCCGCAGACGTGCCCCTTGTCGCAGACATGGTCCTCCTCGACGCAGGAGACGGGCGCAATGCTGCCCTCCATCGCGGTGACGACGTCGTAGGCGCTGATCTCGGGGGCGGGGCGGGCGAGACGGTAGCCGCCGTGGGCACCGCGCACGCTCTTGATGAACCCCGAGCGGCGCAGGTTGCTGGCGATCTGCTCCAGGTAATGCTGGCTGATGCCCTGGCGTTCGGCCACGTCCTTGAGCGGCACGGCCACGCCGCCTTCCCGGCGCCCGATCTCGATCAGGGCACGCAGGCCGTACTGGGCTTTGGTCGAGACCCACATGGGACAAGTGTACCCGTAAACCCGGACGAGGTGTAGGGATTTAACGACATTGAGAGGGGGCAAGGGGAGGGGTGGAACGCCAGAGGGTGACCCCAGTGACCTCATGCGCCTCACTCTCCACACGGCTCACCCGGAATGGACAGCCGCAGTTCCGTCACGTCTAGCCGCAAG
It includes:
- the trhO gene encoding oxygen-dependent tRNA uridine(34) hydroxylase TrhO; its protein translation is MSVPAPSPAWVVAALYQFRPLENPARLRDDLRPLASRLGLCGTLIVAPEGINGTVAGSREGIDELHAFLREAGFDRMEYKESASAERPFRRLKVRLKREIVTMGVPVQPPLQAGHYVTPAEWNALLDDPDVLVIDTRNRYEVEAGTFRGAMSPELDSFREFPAWVEAHRDDLAGRRVAMFCTGGIRCEKSTSLLRGLGFEDVFHLQGGILRYLEEVAEEESRWEGECFVFDGRVTVGHGLTPGTAQMCHSCGWPLTPEDTAHPQFEPGVSCGHCFGATTPAQKAAFRERQRQYDAAGPT
- a CDS encoding Hsp20/alpha crystallin family protein, whose translation is MMRFDPFREIEELTQRMDRAFGGAMNGQAARLAPPIDIHEDEQGLELTLDLPGVSPDDIQIEAENNTLTVQGQRRYDRKEGRTAHRVERAYGTFVRTFSVPAKYDLTKVEASFDHGTLTLHVPRSEAAQKRSIQIRTGGQQLSAPKTVDAEQGDQTEQSQE
- the pyrR gene encoding bifunctional pyr operon transcriptional regulator/uracil phosphoribosyltransferase PyrR — encoded protein: MTPKAIILTADEVRRALTRIAHEIVERNKGAENLALIGIHTRGIPLAERLARKLEDLEGVSIPTGMLDITLYRDDLSEVAHQPIIRETQVPFDLARRRVVLVDDVLYTGRTVRSALDALIDLGRPEGIQLAVLVDRGHRELPIRADYVGKNLPTARSEMVKVKLTETDGVDVVELHDMPEERP
- a CDS encoding aspartate carbamoyltransferase catalytic subunit: MTAPTTAGTRPRHLLDFADWTPERLTALLDNADTMSQVLDRPVRKVPALQGLTVCTAFFENSTRTRVSFELAARRMSADVVSFAAGASSLNKGESLRDTVEVLTAYKVDAYVVRHPASGAAHLVARYSGKPVINAGDGRRAHPTQALLDAYTIRQEFGSLEGKTVAILGDIRHSRVARSNAELLPKLGARVRLCGPATLLPADLAALPGVTVTTDPREAVRGAHAVMALRLQQERMSGGYLASLAEYADHYQVNARLLREAEPGAIVLHPGPMNRDLEISSDVADGEQSRILRQVENGQAVRMSVLYHLLVGRE
- a CDS encoding dihydroorotase; amino-acid sequence: MTLTITNIKRPGSEAPESVTVENGVIKGWNLPHEGEVIDGQGGAVAPALIEPHAHLREPGQTQKEDLASGLAAAAAGGYGTVVSMPNTSPVVDDPATVRTLIEKADGLGFARLRPAAALTRGQEGEHLAELAYLKEAGAVMFTDDGRTNEDARVLRLGLEYARSLDMVVSVHAEDASLRAGGVMNEGPVSEALGLPGNPAAAEAARVARDLEIVAQTGARLHVQHLSTARALELVRGAKARGLPVTCEVCPHHLTLTDEALRSFDAVYKVAPPLRTQVDADALLGGLLDGTVDCLATDHAPHTGAEKERDLLEAPFGIAYIELAFPLMWTRFGERLGLERLLDLMTAAPARVLGWPAPTLEPGAPADLVVLDLDTEREVDPRTFLSKAKFSPWAGETLRGWPTLTVVGGRIAFRR
- a CDS encoding quinone-dependent dihydroorotate dehydrogenase, whose amino-acid sequence is MYRRLLKPALFHLDAEDAHHLTLRALGMASRVPGWTAPVRALTAPADPRLTQTLWGHAYPSPLGLAAGLDKNGEAVPAFCALGFGFVEVGTVTPLAQPGNERPRLFRLPPDRALINRMGFNNAGADALHARLAALGTRPVPVWVNIGRNKATPNEEATSDYLRLVRALGDVADAFVVNVSSPNTPGLRALQAAGDLAALVRAVVDEVEEGRVRTLNRPPVLVKLAPDLHPADFEASVGAVLDAGAHGLIVSNTTLSRGGLTHPSREQAGGLSGRPLTERSTALVRGAYRLTRGRVPVVGVGGVFTAEDAYAKIRAGASLVEVYTALIYEGPGLPARLGRGLSRLLERDGFASVTEAVGVDAR
- a CDS encoding RrF2 family transcriptional regulator — translated: MWVSTKAQYGLRALIEIGRREGGVAVPLKDVAERQGISQHYLEQIASNLRRSGFIKSVRGAHGGYRLARPAPEISAYDVVTAMEGSIAPVSCVEEDHVCDKGHVCGTVDLWQRVDTALRDVLGATTLADLIADSERQEHARLVQLEPTYPGARS